One segment of Vespa velutina chromosome 17, iVesVel2.1, whole genome shotgun sequence DNA contains the following:
- the LOC124955126 gene encoding HMG box transcription factor BBX isoform X8, whose protein sequence is MRDVSEPKDLREPAHHARRPMNAFLIFCKRHRGSVRSGFPHLENRAVTRVLGEWWATLNPDQKRTYKNLAQEYKDAFLKANPDFKWYKLPAPPLRTLTTRPTNKKQEIGTVDQATESVKSEYVSSDYINSDNKDGQAIQPGKLADESQIGGLSSLFTPQKVQLTEEQITTHNDVPEKEVTAPKPPKKRNPELLLALEHKNECKVDLFNEKKRKHSESNNNEQHTMHIENEKHVTNSFLDSNANSEENNYRGERTCKGLRYQKFLAEQIRHIGPSGQNNKRKKSTTSYSPEERINERRNSISSNISEKTDSLSSEGGNSSRGELEHLVESAEGNMEASKPEETETEGAESEVDFGPWTTRKRFRAEDFNLEKKIEALPSLSLEEFQEKKKQQRINKKKVLQKLNTNKWCHGNSNSGQNNRQNNKNGLHTTNDIPEDGEKSLLVGSQKRKARKQSITRNAAATTTTSNMSGNQESNKTWCASPDLEALACLAAVAANRTKLTKNNA, encoded by the exons GAACCCAAAGATTTGCGGGAACCGGCTCATCATGCAAGAAGACCAATGAATGcattcttaattttttgtaaGCGACATAGAGGATCCGTACGATCTGGATTTCCACATTTAGAAAATCGTGCGGTTACAAGAGTACTTGGAGAATGGTGGGCAACACTTAATCCAGATCAAAAACGTACCTATAAAAATTTAGCACAGgag taCAAAGATGCCTTCTTAAAAGCGAATCCTGATTTTAAATGGTACAAGTTACCAGCTCCTCCTTTACGTACTTTGACTACAAGACCTACaaataaaaagcaagaaaTAGGAACCGTGGACCAGGCTACAGAAAGTGTCAAATCCGAATACGTGTCTTccgattatataaattcagATAATAAAGATGGTCAGGCCATACAGCCAGGCAAGTTAGCAGACGAATCTCAAATTGGTGGCCTTAGCTCTCTTTTTACTCCGCAAAAGGTGCAATTAACCGAAGAGCAAATAACGACTCACAATGATGTTCCTGAAAAAGAAGTTACAGCACCAAAGCCTcctaaaaagagaaatccaGAATTGCTTCTTGCTCTTgaacataaaaatgaatgcAAAGTTGatctttttaatgaaaagaaaaggaagcattctgaatcaaataataatgaacaacACACAATg catatagaaaatgaaaagcacGTGACAAACTCATTCCTGGACTCAAATGCTAATtctgaagaaaataattatagaggTGAAAGAACCTGCAAAGGATTGCGATATCAAAAATTTCTAGCAGAACAAATTAGGCACATTGGACCATCTggacaaaataataaacgaaaaaaatcaacAACGTCGTATAG TCCTGAAGAGCGAataaatgagagaagaaattcCATATCTTCCAACATTAGTGAAAAAACTGATTCTTTAAGTAGCGAAGGTGGAAATAGTTCACGTGGTGAGCTAGAACATTTAGTGGAAAG tgCTGAAGGAAATATGGAAGCTTCAAAACCtgaagaaacagaaacagaagGTGCAGAGAGCGAAGTAGATTTTGGACCTTGGACAACACGTAAAAGATTTCGTGCTGA GgattttaatttagaaaaaaaaattgaagctTTACCTTCCTTAAGTTTAGAAGaatttcaagaaaagaaaaaacaacagcgtataaacaagaaaaaggttTTGCAAAAACTGAATACAAATAAATGGTGCCATGGTAATTCCAATAGCGGTCAAAACAAtagacaaaataataaaaatggattACATACAACAAATGATATTCCAGAAGATGGTGAAAAATCACTTTTGGTAGGAagtcaaaagagaaaagcacgAAAGCAAAGCATTACACGTAATGCAGCAGCGACGACAACTACTTCGAATATGTCTGGAAATCAAGAATCAAATAAGA CATGGTGTGCATCACCGGACCTGGAAGCATTGGCATGTCTTGCAGCGGTTGCCGCCAATAGAACAAAACTTACCAAAAATAATGCTTAA
- the LOC124955126 gene encoding HMG box transcription factor BBX isoform X3 yields MVDNSASCEKNEPKDLREPAHHARRPMNAFLIFCKRHRGSVRSGFPHLENRAVTRVLGEWWATLNPDQKRTYKNLAQEYKDAFLKANPDFKWYKLPAPPLRTLTTRPTNKKQEIGTVDQATESVKSEYVSSDYINSDNKDGQAIQPGKLADESQIGGLSSLFTPQKVQLTEEQITTHNDVPEKEVTAPKPPKKRNPELLLALEHKNECKVDLFNEKKRKHSESNNNEQHTMHIENEKHVTNSFLDSNANSEENNYRGERTCKGLRYQKFLAEQIRHIGPSGQNNKRKKSTTSYSPEERINERRNSISSNISEKTDSLSSEGGNSSRGELEHLVESAEGNMEASKPEETETEGAESEVDFGPWTTRKRFRAEDFNLEKKIEALPSLSLEEFQEKKKQQRINKKKVLQKLNTNKWCHGNSNSGQNNRQNNKNGLHTTNDIPEDGEKSLLVGSQKRKARKQSITRNAAATTTTSNMSGNQESNKTWCASPDLEALACLAAVAANRTKLTKNNA; encoded by the exons ATGGTGGACAATAGTGCATCGTGTGAGAAAAAt GAACCCAAAGATTTGCGGGAACCGGCTCATCATGCAAGAAGACCAATGAATGcattcttaattttttgtaaGCGACATAGAGGATCCGTACGATCTGGATTTCCACATTTAGAAAATCGTGCGGTTACAAGAGTACTTGGAGAATGGTGGGCAACACTTAATCCAGATCAAAAACGTACCTATAAAAATTTAGCACAGgag taCAAAGATGCCTTCTTAAAAGCGAATCCTGATTTTAAATGGTACAAGTTACCAGCTCCTCCTTTACGTACTTTGACTACAAGACCTACaaataaaaagcaagaaaTAGGAACCGTGGACCAGGCTACAGAAAGTGTCAAATCCGAATACGTGTCTTccgattatataaattcagATAATAAAGATGGTCAGGCCATACAGCCAGGCAAGTTAGCAGACGAATCTCAAATTGGTGGCCTTAGCTCTCTTTTTACTCCGCAAAAGGTGCAATTAACCGAAGAGCAAATAACGACTCACAATGATGTTCCTGAAAAAGAAGTTACAGCACCAAAGCCTcctaaaaagagaaatccaGAATTGCTTCTTGCTCTTgaacataaaaatgaatgcAAAGTTGatctttttaatgaaaagaaaaggaagcattctgaatcaaataataatgaacaacACACAATg catatagaaaatgaaaagcacGTGACAAACTCATTCCTGGACTCAAATGCTAATtctgaagaaaataattatagaggTGAAAGAACCTGCAAAGGATTGCGATATCAAAAATTTCTAGCAGAACAAATTAGGCACATTGGACCATCTggacaaaataataaacgaaaaaaatcaacAACGTCGTATAG TCCTGAAGAGCGAataaatgagagaagaaattcCATATCTTCCAACATTAGTGAAAAAACTGATTCTTTAAGTAGCGAAGGTGGAAATAGTTCACGTGGTGAGCTAGAACATTTAGTGGAAAG tgCTGAAGGAAATATGGAAGCTTCAAAACCtgaagaaacagaaacagaagGTGCAGAGAGCGAAGTAGATTTTGGACCTTGGACAACACGTAAAAGATTTCGTGCTGA GgattttaatttagaaaaaaaaattgaagctTTACCTTCCTTAAGTTTAGAAGaatttcaagaaaagaaaaaacaacagcgtataaacaagaaaaaggttTTGCAAAAACTGAATACAAATAAATGGTGCCATGGTAATTCCAATAGCGGTCAAAACAAtagacaaaataataaaaatggattACATACAACAAATGATATTCCAGAAGATGGTGAAAAATCACTTTTGGTAGGAagtcaaaagagaaaagcacgAAAGCAAAGCATTACACGTAATGCAGCAGCGACGACAACTACTTCGAATATGTCTGGAAATCAAGAATCAAATAAGA CATGGTGTGCATCACCGGACCTGGAAGCATTGGCATGTCTTGCAGCGGTTGCCGCCAATAGAACAAAACTTACCAAAAATAATGCTTAA